A part of Dermacentor variabilis isolate Ectoservices chromosome 10, ASM5094787v1, whole genome shotgun sequence genomic DNA contains:
- the LOC142560081 gene encoding uncharacterized protein LOC142560081, which produces MLIIRPICTVLKHTNLFNSPVIDRVKWMLCLRLAHISTAKHNSETTHENDSSSESIASKRNAHSNSALSHEQEFCDATVDAQVLQLLKALRLADALVLTVKSFADHRRFPSSKTATALISALAREGDVVGVRKTREVVDVLYPRVSAEELRFEHYHAEALSRAGRADEAILKFERLFVSHKSHRAKICSLLMFLAAYLAKNDMVEEVALLSQMCERLADRGYFHPLTNVWKVLFLNEKRRYHVTASELVEAARLRPAAKPFFEKKVSSVISHAVDRCDVDVVQRLLNVVLYLGMPECCGLVLSFLLEFHCDADDLKSAQKTFEHSEAYGIELNPVTFYRYTCFLSSRGIQIPHDMLLKKYKMDPRNAKDAARHNVKFKF; this is translated from the exons ATGCTCATCATAAGGCCGATATGTACCGTTCTTAAGCACACCAACCTTTTCAACAGCCCTGTCATTGACCGGGTAAAGTGGATGTTGTGTCTACGACTTGCGCACATCTCCACCGCAAAGCACAACAGTGAAACGACTCACGAAAACGACAGCAGCTCAGAGAGCATAGCCAGCAAGAGGAACGCTCACTCTAACTCGGCACTCTCGCACGAGCAAGAGTTCTGCGACGCGACCGTCGACGCCCAAGTGCTGCAACTGCTTAAGGCATTGCGACTCGCCGACGCCTTGGTGCTGACCGTGAAGTCGTTCGCCGACCACCGCAGGTTTCCGAGCTCTAAGACAGCGACGGCCCTGATTTCCGCGCTAGCCCGAGAGGGCGACGTGGTAGGTGTGCGCAAGACGCGCGAAGTCGTCGACGTCCTCTACCCGAGAGTCTCCGCCGAGGAGCTCCGCTTCGAGCACTACCACGCCGAAGCGCTGTCACGCGCGGGCCGCGCGGACGAGGCGATCCTCAAGTTCGAGAGGCTCTTCGTCTCGCACAAGAGTCACCGCGCCAAGATATGCTCTCTGCTCATGTTTCTGGCCGCCTACCTCGCGAAGAACGACATGGTCGAGGAGGTCGCGCTTCTGTCTCAGATGTGCGAGAGGCTGGCCGACCGGGGCTACTTCCATCCGCTGACCAATGTGTGGAAGGTGCTGTTTCTGAATGAGAAGCGACGCTACCACGTAACGGCCTCGGAACTGGTCGAAGCGGCTCGCCTACGGCCCGCGGCCAAGCCTTTCTTCGAGAAGAAAGTCAGTTCTGTCATCTCGCACGCCGTGGACAGGTGCGACGTGGACGTGGTGCAGAGGTTGCTGAACGTTGTTCTCTACTTGGGCATGCCGGAGTGCTGTGGTCTCGTGCTCAGCTTCCTGCTCGAATTTCACT GTGATGCAGATGACCTCAAGAGTGCGCAGAAGACATTTGAACACTCGGAAGCTTATGGCATTGAACTGAACCCAGTAACCTTTTACCGTTACACATGTTTTTTGAGTTCTCGAGGAATTCAAATACCACATGACATGCTGCTCAAGAAGTACAAGATGGACCCCAGAAATGCTAAAGATGCTGCAAGGCATAACGTCAAGTTTAAGTTTTAG